A single region of the Lotus japonicus ecotype B-129 chromosome 4, LjGifu_v1.2 genome encodes:
- the LOC130710189 gene encoding UDP-glucose flavonoid 3-O-glucosyltransferase 7-like, protein MDEENTLKLYFIPYLAAGHMIPLCDIATLFASRGQHVTIITTPSNAQILRKSISDAVIHLHTVQFPSKQVGLPDGVETMTALTNLADSAKFYQAAMLLQGPIGDFVEQNPPDCIVADFMMPWVGDLANRLRIPRLAFNGFSLFTVSAMESIRKHRSQTDPFTIPDFPHHITLRARPPKSTTGFMESLLEKELTSHGLIVNNFAELDGEEYIEHYERITGHKAWHLGPVSLIRRTEQDKAERGQNSVVKVDELLSWLNSKPLNSVLYICFGSVCHFPDNQLYEIASAIEASGYGFIWVVPEKKGKEEESEEEKRKWLPIGFEKKGIIIRGWAPQVVILGHRAVGAFVTHCGWNSTLEAVSEGVPMITWPVHSEQFYNEKLITEVRGIGVEVGAEEWSSIGFGEREKVVSRESIEKAVRRLMDGGDEAEQIRRRAHEYGRKARLAVEEGGSSHNNLTALIDDIKRLRA, encoded by the coding sequence ATGGATGAAGAAAATACACTGAAACTCTACTTCATTCCATACCTAGCAGCTGGTCACATGATACCTCTGTGTGACATAGCCACACTCTTCGCCTCACGTGGCCAACACGTGACCATCATCACCACTCCCTCCAACGCCCAAATCCTTCGAAAATCCATCTCCGATGCCGTCATCCACCTCCACACCGTCCAATTCCCCTCCAAACAAGTTGGCCTCCCCGACGGCGTCGAAACCATGACCGCCCTCACTAACCTCGCTGACTCCGCCAAATTCTACCAAGCCGCCATGCTCCTCCAAGGCCCAATCGGAGATTTCGTGGAGCAGAACCCACCCGACTGCATCGTTGCCGATTTCATGATGCCATGGGTTGGTGACCTCGCCAACAGGCTTCGAATCCCGAGACTCGCCTTCAACGGCTTCTCCCTCTTCACCGTCTCCGCCATGGAATCCATCAGAAAACACCGCTCCCAAACCGACCCGTTTACCATCCCGGATTTTCCTCACCATATCACCCTGCGCGCGAGACCACCGAAATCCACCACCGGATTCATGGAATCTCTGCTGGAGAAAGAGCTCACAAGCCACGGGTTGATAGTGAACAACTTCGCCGAGCTCGACGGAGAAGAGTACATCGAGCACTACGAGAGAATCACTGGTCACAAGGCTTGGCATCTTGGCCCTGTTTCTCTGATTCGAAGAACAGAGCAAGATAAAGCAGAGAGGGGGCAGAACAGCGTGGTGAAAGTGGACGAGTTACTGAGTTGGCTCAACTCGAAGCCACTAAACTCAGTTCTCTACATCTGCTTCGGTAGCGTGTGCCATTTTCCTGATAATCAGCTTTACGAGATTGCAAGCGCTATTGAAGCTTCAGGTTATGGATTCATATGGGTGGTTCCTGAGAAGAAGGGGAAAGAGGAAGAgagtgaagaagagaagagaaaatggCTTCCGATTGGGTTTGAAAAGAAGGGGATAATTATCAGGGGGTGGGCTCCGCAGGTGGTTATACTGGGCCACCGTGCGGTGGGTGCGTTTGTGACGCATTGTGGGTGGAACTCCACTTTGGAGGCGGTTAGCGAGGGGGTTCCGATGATCACGTGGCCGGTGCACAGTGAGCAATTCTATAACGAGAAGCTGATTACGGAGGTGCGGGGGATTGGCGTGGAGGTGGGTGCAGAGGAGTGGAGCTCCATTGGGTTTGGGGAGAGGGAGAAGGTGGTGAGCAGGGAGAGTATAGAGAAGGCTGTGAGGAGGTTGATGGACGGTGGTGATGAAGCGGAGCAGATCAGACGGCGGGCACATGAGTATGGGAGGAAGGCTAGGCTGGCTGTTGAAGAAGGTGGCTCCTCCCACAACAATTTGACGGCTTTGATTGATGATATTAAAAGATTGAGGGCCTAA
- the LOC130710187 gene encoding UDP-glucose flavonoid 3-O-glucosyltransferase 7-like produces MAFEEEPQPLKIYFIPYLAAGHMIPLVDIAMLFASHGHHTTIITTPSNAKTLPTTPNHHFRVHTFDFPSQEVGLPDGVENLTGSTDLESSWKIYQASVILRNNIEDFVEQNPPDCIVADFLYPWVEDLANKLHIPWLVFNGFSLFAICAMEALKAHPIVDAHPSGSFVIPNFPHHITINSAPPQFSKEFMDPLLTVALRSHGFIINSFAELDGEEYVNYYHKTIGHKAWHLGPASLTRRTNKEKAERGEKSVVSVHECLSWLNSNPPNSVLYISFGTLCYWSDKQLYEIASAIEASGYGFIWVVPEKKGNEEESEEEQEKWLPKGFEERNREKGIIIRGWAPQVLILDNPAVGAFITHCGWNSTVEAVCAGVSMITWPLHSEQYYNEKLITEVRGIGVEVGVAEWRISAYRENEKLVSKDVIEKAVRRLMDGGDEAERIRQCAQEYGKKARQAIQEGGSSHKNLTTLIEELKQLKASKSLQ; encoded by the coding sequence ATGGCCTTCGAAGAAGAACCACAGCCTCTCAAGATTTACTTCATTCCATACCTTGCAGCTGGTCACATGATCCCCCTCGTAGACATAGCCATGCTCTTCGCCTCACACGGCCACCACACGACCATCATCACCACTCCCTCCAACGCCAAAACCCTTCCCACAACACCTAATCACCACTTTCGAGTCCACACCTTCGACTTCCCCTCCCAAGAAGTGGGCCTCCCCGATGGCGTTGAGAATCTCACCGGTAGCACCGACCTGGAGTCCTCGTGGAAGATCTACCAAGCCTCCGTCATCCTCCGCAACAACATTGAGGACTTTGTGGAGCAAAACCCGCCTGACTGCATCGTTGCGGATTTTTTATACCCATGGGTGGAAGACTTGGCAAACAAGCTTCACATCCCTTGGCTAGTCTTCAACGGATTCTCCCTCTTTGCCATTTGTGCCATGGAGGCCCTCAAAGCACACCCCATTGTGGACGCTCACCCTTCCGGTTCGTTTGTAATCCCCAATTTTCCTCATCACATTACTATTAACTCAGCACCGCCGCAATTCTCCAAGGAGTTCATGGATCCTCTGCTCACAGTGGCGCTCAGAAGCCACGGCTTCATCATCAATAGCTTCGCCGAGCTCGACGGAGAAGAGTACGTCAATTACTACCACAAAACCATCGGTCACAAGGCTTGGCACCTTGGCCCAGCCTCTCTTACTCGCCGCACCAATAAAGAGAAAGCAGAGAGGGGGGAAAAGAGCGTGGTGAGTGTGCATGAGTGTCTGAGTTGGCTCAACTCAAACCCGCCCAACTCGGTGCTCTACATATCCTTCGGTACCCTTTGTTATTGGTCTGATAAACAACTATACGAGATCGCAAGCGCTATAGAAGCATCCGGTTATGGATTCATTTGGGTGGTTCCTGAGAAGAAAGGGAATGAAGAAGAGAGCGAAGAGGAGCAGGAAAAGTGGCTGCCAAAGGGATTTGAAGAGAGGAATCGAGAGAAGGGGATTATCATTAGGGGGTGGGCCCCGCAAGTGCTTATCTTGGACAACCCTGCTGTTGGCGCGTTCATCACACATTGCGGGTGGAACTCAACGGTGGAGGCGGTTTGCGCGGGGGTTTCGATGATTACATGGCCACTTCACAGCGAGCAATACTACAATGAGAAGCTGATTACAGAGGTGAGGGGGATCGGGGTGGAGGTGGGTGTGGCGGAATGGAGAATCTCTGCTTATCGTGAAAATGAGAAGTTAGTAAGCAAAGATGTCATTGAGAAGGCTGTGAGGAGACTAATGGACGGTGGTGATGAAGCTGAGCGAATCAGACAGTGCGCTCAAGAGTACGGGAAAAAGGCTAGACAAGCTATTCAAGAAGGTGGCTCATCACATAAGAATTTAACGACCTTGATTGAAGAACTTAAGCAATTGAAAGCCTCCAAGTCTCTTCAATAA